In Prescottella soli, a genomic segment contains:
- a CDS encoding ethanolamine ammonia-lyase subunit EutB, with protein sequence MTRRSTQIAGTTYTFDGLVDLMAKATPLRSGDQLSGCAAGTDAERAAAQWILADLPLDTFLNELVVPYEDDEVSRLIVDSHDRGAFGAVAHLTVGGLRDWLLETAAGPRAAEALAAVSPGLTPEMVAAVGKIMRNQDLIAVARAITVTSGFRTTIGLPGRLATRLQPNHPTDDPRGIAAAVLDGLLLGCGDAVIGVNPATDSPHATADLLHLLDDIRRRFEIPVQSCVLAHVTTTLELLGAGAPVDLVFQSIAGTERANSAFGVNLSLLREADAAARELARGSVGGNVMYFETGQGSALSAGAHLGTGGRPVDQQTLEARAYAVARDLAPLLVNTVVGFIGPEYLYDGKQIVRAGLEDHFCGKLLGLPMGVDVCYTNHAEADQDDMDTLLTLLGVAGTAFVITVPGADDVMLGYQSLSFHDASYIRRALGLRPAPEFEAWLQRLGMADESGRILPVDLASSPLRELVRR encoded by the coding sequence ATGACGCGGCGCAGCACGCAGATCGCCGGGACCACTTACACGTTCGACGGCCTGGTCGATCTGATGGCGAAGGCGACGCCGCTGCGGTCGGGTGACCAGCTCTCCGGGTGCGCGGCCGGCACGGACGCGGAACGCGCCGCCGCGCAGTGGATCCTGGCGGACCTGCCGCTCGACACGTTCCTGAACGAGCTGGTCGTACCGTACGAGGACGACGAGGTGTCCCGGCTGATCGTCGATTCCCACGACCGGGGCGCGTTCGGTGCGGTCGCGCACCTGACGGTCGGCGGGCTGCGGGACTGGCTGCTCGAGACGGCGGCCGGACCACGGGCGGCGGAGGCCCTCGCGGCGGTGTCACCGGGCCTGACACCGGAAATGGTGGCGGCGGTCGGCAAGATCATGCGGAACCAGGACCTGATCGCGGTCGCGCGGGCGATCACGGTGACATCCGGATTCCGGACCACCATCGGGCTGCCCGGACGGCTCGCGACACGTCTGCAACCGAATCACCCCACCGACGACCCGCGCGGCATCGCGGCCGCGGTCCTCGACGGGCTGCTGCTCGGGTGCGGCGACGCGGTGATCGGTGTCAATCCGGCGACGGACTCGCCGCACGCGACGGCCGACCTGCTCCACCTGCTCGACGACATCCGTAGGCGCTTCGAGATTCCCGTCCAGTCGTGCGTGCTCGCGCACGTGACCACGACCCTCGAACTCCTCGGCGCGGGCGCGCCCGTGGATCTGGTGTTCCAGTCGATCGCGGGCACCGAGCGCGCCAATTCCGCTTTCGGCGTGAATCTTTCGCTGCTGCGAGAGGCCGACGCGGCGGCGCGGGAACTGGCCCGGGGGAGCGTCGGCGGCAATGTCATGTACTTCGAGACCGGGCAGGGGTCGGCGCTGTCGGCGGGCGCGCACCTGGGCACCGGGGGCCGTCCCGTCGACCAACAGACCCTCGAGGCCCGCGCCTACGCGGTGGCGCGCGACCTGGCGCCGCTGCTGGTCAACACCGTCGTCGGCTTCATCGGGCCCGAATACCTCTACGACGGCAAGCAGATCGTCCGCGCCGGGCTCGAGGACCACTTCTGCGGCAAGCTGCTGGGGCTGCCGATGGGGGTCGACGTCTGCTACACCAACCACGCCGAGGCCGACCAGGACGACATGGACACCCTGCTGACGCTGCTCGGTGTCGCCGGCACCGCGTTCGTGATCACGGTGCCCGGCGCCGACGATGTCATGCTCGGCTACCAGAGCCTGTCGTTCCACGACGCGTCGTACATCCGCCGCGCGTTGGGCCTGCGCCCGGCACCCGAGTTCGAGGCGTGGCTGCAGCGGCTCGGCATGGCGGACGAGTCCGGCCGGATCCTGCCCGTCGACCTCGCGTCGTCGCCGCTGCGTGAGCTGGTCCGCCGATGA
- the eutC gene encoding ethanolamine ammonia-lyase subunit EutC, with protein sequence MTDAWAELRRGTRARIGLGRAGDALPTRRVLELRAAHAAARDAVHVPLDAPAFAARVADVGLGTPVVVRSRARDRGEYLRRPDLGRVPATLDAVPDTGADVGIVLADGLSPRALTDHGVPLLTALADALGERYRIAPPVIATGARVALGDPVGQALGVATVLVVIGERPGLSVADSLGIYLTHLPRPGRTDADRNCVSNIHPPDGLDYRAAATVVSGLVDGARRLGRSGVALKDSSRADPLASPAPIVEL encoded by the coding sequence ATGACCGACGCGTGGGCGGAACTGCGGCGCGGCACACGCGCCCGGATCGGACTGGGGCGGGCCGGCGACGCGCTGCCCACCCGGCGCGTGCTCGAACTGCGGGCCGCGCACGCCGCGGCCCGCGACGCCGTCCACGTACCGCTCGACGCCCCGGCGTTCGCAGCCCGCGTCGCCGACGTCGGGCTGGGCACCCCTGTCGTGGTCCGGAGCCGGGCCCGCGACCGCGGCGAGTACCTGCGCCGACCCGACCTCGGCCGCGTGCCCGCGACCCTCGACGCCGTCCCCGACACCGGCGCCGACGTCGGCATCGTGCTGGCCGACGGACTGTCGCCCCGCGCGCTCACCGACCACGGAGTGCCGCTGCTGACGGCGCTGGCGGACGCGCTGGGGGAGCGCTACCGCATCGCGCCGCCGGTGATCGCGACCGGGGCGCGCGTCGCGCTCGGCGACCCCGTCGGACAGGCCCTCGGCGTCGCCACCGTGCTCGTCGTGATCGGGGAGCGCCCGGGCCTGTCGGTGGCCGACAGCCTCGGCATCTATCTGACCCATCTGCCGCGGCCGGGCCGCACCGACGCCGACCGCAACTGCGTTTCGAACATCCACCCGCCGGACGGGCTCGACTACCGGGCCGCCGCGACCGTCGTGTCCGGGCTGGTCGACGGTGCCCGCCGGCTGGGACGGTCGGGTGTCGCACTCAAGGACAGCTCGCGGGCGGACCCGCTGGCTTCCCCGGCACCGATCGTCGAGCTGTAG
- a CDS encoding YoaK family protein: protein MVLHYPRRVAVVAVFLSALAGFVDAMGFITLGGYFVSFMSGNSTKLAVSVADGLVGTALTGAGIVALFVVGVMAGSFTGRTAGRHHRPAVLTLVTTLLVLAAAAHLLGATPVSIVLMVLAMGAENSTFEREGEVSISLTYMTGTLVKMGQRLVTALTGGERWGWVRHFLLWLAMVVGAALGATAHRFVGLNALWLAALWGAVLAVVLARTPPPALPRQG, encoded by the coding sequence ATGGTGCTGCACTACCCCCGACGCGTGGCAGTCGTTGCGGTATTCCTTTCCGCCCTGGCGGGATTCGTGGACGCGATGGGGTTCATCACGCTCGGCGGCTACTTCGTGTCCTTCATGAGCGGGAACTCCACCAAACTGGCGGTCTCGGTGGCCGACGGGCTCGTCGGGACGGCGTTGACCGGTGCCGGCATCGTCGCGCTGTTCGTGGTCGGGGTGATGGCCGGATCCTTCACCGGCCGGACCGCCGGACGCCACCATCGTCCGGCGGTCCTGACGCTGGTCACGACACTCCTCGTCCTCGCCGCGGCGGCCCACCTTCTGGGTGCCACCCCTGTCTCGATCGTGCTGATGGTGCTCGCGATGGGGGCGGAGAACTCCACGTTCGAGCGGGAGGGCGAAGTCAGCATCAGCCTCACCTACATGACCGGCACCCTCGTGAAGATGGGGCAGCGCCTGGTCACCGCGCTGACCGGTGGTGAGCGGTGGGGATGGGTCCGGCACTTCCTGTTGTGGCTGGCCATGGTCGTCGGCGCCGCGCTCGGAGCGACCGCACACCGTTTCGTCGGGTTGAACGCGTTGTGGTTGGCGGCGTTGTGGGGAGCGGTGCTCGCAGTCGTCCTCGCCCGGA